A single window of Helicobacter colisuis DNA harbors:
- a CDS encoding universal stress protein, with protein MKNRIAVATDFSQKSLMALTKAIYLAKKLQYTLDIIHVVEYSIFHNPKKDKKAGKEALAKFLTSHFPNPEVEMQQFCYVGTIYKEINQHIKDRECRLLCVGATGETQHLTDILLGSVTKQIIKKSPIPVLVAKNETLPDYTNIFSPTDFSESSSKLAKVAKKFFPTAHLIFYHMISRPFEIRLGHYGANDEQISNFNQNAENKTKELAKKFLKNFSEHKNEVVLDSGILSYTRLLSVAENKNASLIALPTSGKVSFFALDVLENSKIDVFIWKL; from the coding sequence ATGAAAAACAGAATCGCAGTTGCAACAGACTTCTCACAAAAAAGCCTAATGGCACTCACCAAAGCTATCTATTTAGCCAAAAAACTTCAATACACTTTAGATATTATACATGTCGTCGAGTATTCTATATTTCACAATCCCAAAAAAGACAAAAAGGCAGGAAAAGAAGCCTTAGCAAAATTTCTTACAAGCCATTTCCCAAATCCAGAAGTTGAAATGCAACAATTCTGTTATGTAGGCACAATCTACAAAGAAATCAATCAGCATATTAAAGATCGAGAATGTCGTTTATTATGTGTAGGTGCAACAGGAGAAACCCAACATTTAACCGATATTTTACTAGGTTCTGTCACAAAGCAAATTATCAAAAAATCACCCATTCCGGTTTTGGTAGCCAAAAATGAAACACTACCTGATTACACCAATATTTTTTCGCCCACAGATTTTAGCGAATCTTCTAGCAAGCTTGCCAAAGTTGCTAAAAAATTCTTCCCTACAGCACATCTCATTTTCTACCACATGATTAGTCGCCCTTTTGAAATCCGCCTTGGGCATTATGGCGCAAATGATGAGCAGATCTCAAACTTCAACCAAAATGCAGAAAATAAAACCAAAGAATTAGCCAAGAAATTTCTCAAAAATTTCTCTGAACACAAAAATGAAGTCGTGCTTGATAGCGGTATTCTTTCTTATACTAGACTTCTAAGTGTCGCTGAAAACAAAAATGCTTCACTCATTGCTCTTCCTACTAGCGGAAAAGTAAGTTTTTTCGCATTAGATGTTTTGGAAAACTCCAAGATTGATGTTTTTATTTGGAAACTTTAA
- a CDS encoding alanine racemase, which translates to MAYLQIDSQHFFSNYHQIAQFIGQENIHKIAIVLKDNAYGHGLEEIAKLAKEAKITTCFVKNAKEALKIAAMFWHITILYPQSLEDKEALQECLKKDNIYFCVASLEALEHYPKHTKIELEINSGMNRNGICPQQLNKAFEIIIQKDLELIGVFSHNGFGDDFGSEFYTQNDEFLMVKKKILELCNQYSLKKPRFHFFSSSGALRAVRYNESLPLELQDDLFRIGIAFYGYLCQDARFCGLNVKPIASLWAKKISTYFLKKGSRIGYGGASETKEDTFVSSYDVGYGDGLFRLKEGMELKTKEGFKIYPRSSMDCLSIQGDSDELCIFEDVSPWAEAFGTIPYEILVHLQPTIPKKIV; encoded by the coding sequence ATGGCATATCTACAGATTGATTCTCAACATTTTTTTTCTAATTATCATCAAATCGCTCAGTTTATAGGGCAAGAAAATATCCATAAAATCGCAATTGTTCTAAAAGACAATGCCTATGGACATGGGCTAGAGGAAATAGCAAAACTTGCAAAAGAAGCTAAAATCACTACTTGTTTTGTAAAAAATGCTAAAGAAGCCTTAAAGATTGCTGCAATGTTTTGGCATATCACAATACTTTATCCACAAAGTTTAGAGGATAAAGAAGCTTTGCAGGAATGTTTAAAAAAGGATAATATCTATTTTTGTGTAGCGAGTTTAGAAGCTTTGGAGCATTATCCTAAGCATACCAAGATTGAATTAGAGATTAATTCAGGAATGAATCGCAATGGCATTTGTCCGCAACAGCTAAACAAAGCATTTGAAATTATTATACAAAAAGATTTGGAGCTAATAGGTGTTTTTAGCCACAATGGCTTTGGAGATGACTTTGGTAGTGAATTTTATACACAAAATGATGAATTTTTGATGGTTAAAAAAAAGATTTTGGAATTATGCAATCAATATTCACTTAAAAAGCCGCGTTTTCATTTTTTTTCCTCTTCTGGGGCTTTGAGGGCGGTTAGATATAATGAAAGTCTGCCTTTAGAATTGCAAGATGACTTGTTTCGAATTGGAATTGCCTTTTATGGTTATTTGTGTCAAGATGCTAGATTTTGTGGATTAAATGTAAAACCCATTGCCTCTTTATGGGCTAAAAAAATCAGCACTTATTTTTTAAAAAAAGGGAGTAGAATCGGCTATGGTGGTGCCTCAGAAACAAAAGAAGATACTTTTGTCTCTAGTTATGATGTGGGTTATGGAGATGGTCTTTTTAGGTTAAAGGAAGGAATGGAATTAAAAACAAAAGAGGGATTTAAAATTTATCCAAGGTCTTCTATGGATTGCTTGAGTATTCAGGGGGATAGTGATGAATTGTGTATTTTTGAAGATGTAAGTCCTTGGGCGGAGGCTTTTGGGACGATTCCTTATGAGATTTTGGTGCATTTACAACCAACAATTCCTAAAAAGATAGTGTGA
- a CDS encoding ComEC/Rec2 family competence protein, whose translation MKNLCPPLFLNHKERLAFFLFLLGVLICTLGYKYYQFHTLKSQKFPQIQASVILQYQKTKGQKRYFVLKLKSDFGTFYTTSWEDLKNLKNKKVSLKLILEKVNFWDFIKGFYAPSFQLALLQEEDFRKPLRDFILQQHQTLLMGEYYLSLFLSDPLPLPWRELAQSYGIAHIFAISGYHTGILSALGFLILGWIYTPLHKHYFPYRNRYFDLGVIVLSLLIGYYFLLTQSPSYLRALAMSCIAFFLLFRGLDILRLESFFWSIAILLAFFPSLIFSIGFYFSCLGVLYIFLFFKYFKIPHSFLQKFLYGLSINISTFFLMGIVVYYFFPPFSPLSLSSILLTPLFSLYYPFVFIAHFIGFGGLLDSVLLWWVSLKTHTIILQPSFYLFIFCNFLTILAIFYRYAFFALFLLNFIYYLYGIILYFKIL comes from the coding sequence ATGAAAAATCTCTGCCCTCCACTCTTTCTTAATCACAAAGAACGCCTTGCTTTTTTTCTTTTTTTGCTTGGTGTGTTAATTTGCACATTAGGCTATAAATATTATCAATTCCACACCCTAAAATCCCAAAAATTTCCCCAAATTCAAGCTAGTGTTATTTTGCAATACCAAAAAACAAAAGGACAAAAACGCTACTTTGTTTTGAAGTTAAAAAGCGACTTTGGGACATTTTACACAACTTCTTGGGAGGATTTAAAAAACCTAAAAAATAAAAAAGTCTCTTTAAAGCTTATCTTAGAAAAAGTTAATTTTTGGGATTTTATCAAAGGCTTTTATGCACCAAGTTTTCAACTTGCCTTACTGCAAGAAGAAGACTTTAGAAAGCCTCTTAGAGATTTTATTTTACAACAGCACCAAACGCTTTTAATGGGAGAATACTATCTCTCGCTTTTTTTATCTGATCCCTTGCCGCTGCCTTGGAGAGAACTAGCTCAAAGCTATGGAATCGCACATATTTTTGCCATTTCTGGCTATCATACTGGAATCCTAAGTGCTTTGGGATTTTTAATCTTAGGCTGGATTTACACTCCCTTGCACAAACACTATTTCCCCTATCGGAATCGCTATTTTGATTTAGGCGTTATTGTTTTGTCTTTGCTAATTGGGTATTATTTTCTGCTCACACAATCTCCCTCTTATCTTAGGGCTTTAGCTATGTCTTGCATTGCATTTTTTTTACTTTTTAGGGGCTTGGATATTTTGCGATTAGAATCATTTTTTTGGAGCATTGCAATCCTCCTTGCCTTTTTTCCTTCTTTGATTTTTTCAATCGGATTTTATTTTTCCTGTCTTGGAGTTTTGTATATTTTTTTATTTTTTAAATACTTTAAAATCCCGCATTCTTTTTTGCAAAAATTTCTTTATGGTCTTAGCATTAACATTTCCACTTTTTTTCTTATGGGTATTGTAGTTTATTATTTCTTTCCGCCTTTTTCTCCACTCTCCCTTAGCTCAATCCTGCTTACTCCCCTTTTTAGCTTGTATTATCCTTTTGTTTTTATTGCTCATTTTATTGGTTTTGGGGGATTGCTTGATTCTGTGCTTTTGTGGTGGGTTAGCCTAAAAACACACACGATTATTTTACAACCTAGCTTTTATCTTTTTATATTTTGCAATTTCCTAACGATTCTAGCTATTTTCTACCGCTATGCTTTTTTCGCGCTTTTTTTGCTTAATTTTATTTATTATTTATATGGCATTATTTTGTATTTTAAAATATTATAA
- the ileS gene encoding isoleucine--tRNA ligase — MDYKDTLELPNTTFPMRGNLPQNEPKIYQEWGKSEYYERILKNRENAKESFNLHDGPPYANGHLHIGHALNKILKDIINKYHYFQGKKIFYTPGWDCHGLPIEQQVEKKLGKEKKDSLSKGKIRELCRKHAQEFVEIQKKEFLELGILGDFENPYKTMDFAFESEIYKALCEVAKKGLLKERSKPVYWSWACQTALAEAEVEYEEKESDSVFVAFALKEDALAAIGAKEAGLDQAYCVIWTTTPWTLPANSGIALNPKETYALTSDGKIVLHSEVEKLSALNVVENKVLKTFEAHILENTYAINPLNGRDSKIILGEHVASGEGSGCVHTAPGHGEDDYFIGLKYDLPMLMPVDDKGCYDETLIREKLFFNPDEFVGKFVFDTHPRIFELLGKNLLRHTKIRHSYPHCWRSHQPIIFRATQQWFIVMDEPFSNEGKTLREVALAEIDKTKFFPDHGRNRIRTMIENRPDWCISRQRDWGVPIAFFKDKRSGEVLLESEVLDFVAEIFEKEGCDAWWNKEVKDLLPQKYQKDSEHFEKIYHILDVWFDSGSTWKAVLQSNLYKSGGYPASLYLEGSDQHRGWFHSSLLVSCAVNERAPYKAIVTHGFTMDEKGEKMSKSKGNVIVPKEVLKEFGSEILRLWVAMSDYQNDQRISNNILKQVGENYRKIRNTIRFLLANTNGLESLEVTSFNPIDLWILKSARECFERVNTLFGEYEFSKAIQELTYFLNTELSGIYLDICKDNLYCNALSSKERRASQSVMALICGRLFGLLAPIFTYTINEALSHTQSKAVLESCGITKGGDVFEILYTPLPSFEGLHLNFDELLELRGVFLEQIDILKKDAKIKSTLEVDLSVPQKKIEFAELNLWLMVSNVRNETKGEVLAEFTFGGENYKILRAQGHKCPRCWQFISQKADEPCGRCQKVLEGR; from the coding sequence ATGGATTATAAGGATACTTTAGAGCTACCTAACACGACTTTTCCAATGAGAGGAAATCTGCCTCAAAATGAGCCTAAAATTTATCAAGAATGGGGCAAGAGTGAGTATTATGAGAGAATTTTAAAAAATAGAGAAAATGCTAAAGAAAGCTTTAATCTACACGATGGACCACCTTATGCTAATGGACATTTGCATATTGGACACGCATTAAATAAAATCTTAAAAGATATTATCAATAAGTATCATTATTTTCAGGGTAAAAAGATTTTTTATACACCAGGTTGGGATTGCCATGGGCTGCCTATTGAGCAACAAGTAGAAAAGAAGCTAGGTAAAGAAAAAAAAGATTCTCTATCTAAAGGCAAGATTAGAGAGCTTTGTCGCAAACATGCACAAGAGTTTGTGGAGATACAAAAAAAAGAGTTTTTAGAACTTGGAATCTTGGGTGATTTTGAAAATCCTTATAAGACAATGGATTTTGCTTTTGAATCAGAGATTTATAAAGCTCTTTGCGAAGTGGCTAAAAAGGGATTATTAAAGGAGCGCAGTAAGCCTGTTTATTGGAGCTGGGCTTGTCAGACGGCTTTAGCAGAAGCAGAAGTGGAGTATGAAGAAAAAGAAAGTGATTCGGTTTTTGTTGCCTTTGCATTAAAGGAAGATGCATTAGCTGCTATTGGCGCTAAAGAAGCAGGATTAGATCAAGCTTATTGTGTGATTTGGACTACAACTCCTTGGACGCTTCCTGCTAACAGCGGTATTGCGCTAAACCCAAAGGAAACCTATGCGCTAACTAGTGATGGAAAAATTGTGTTGCATTCAGAAGTTGAGAAACTATCAGCACTTAATGTGGTAGAAAACAAAGTTTTAAAAACTTTTGAAGCGCATATTTTAGAAAATACTTATGCAATTAATCCATTAAATGGTAGAGATTCTAAAATTATTTTAGGAGAACATGTCGCAAGTGGTGAGGGAAGTGGTTGTGTCCATACTGCCCCTGGACACGGAGAAGATGACTATTTTATTGGATTAAAATATGATTTGCCTATGTTAATGCCTGTTGATGATAAAGGCTGCTATGATGAAACCTTAATTAGAGAAAAATTATTTTTCAATCCTGATGAATTTGTGGGAAAATTTGTCTTTGATACACACCCAAGAATCTTTGAATTATTGGGAAAAAATTTGCTAAGACATACTAAGATTAGACATTCTTATCCCCATTGTTGGCGTTCTCATCAGCCTATTATTTTTAGGGCAACTCAGCAGTGGTTTATTGTGATGGATGAGCCTTTTAGTAATGAAGGAAAAACTTTGCGAGAAGTAGCATTGGCTGAAATTGATAAAACAAAATTTTTCCCCGATCATGGTAGAAACAGAATTAGAACAATGATTGAGAATCGTCCTGATTGGTGCATTTCAAGGCAAAGAGATTGGGGTGTGCCTATTGCCTTTTTTAAAGATAAGCGTAGCGGAGAGGTGCTATTAGAGAGTGAAGTTTTAGATTTTGTTGCAGAAATTTTTGAAAAAGAGGGCTGTGATGCGTGGTGGAATAAGGAAGTTAAGGATTTATTGCCACAAAAATATCAAAAAGATTCTGAGCATTTTGAAAAAATCTATCATATTTTAGATGTTTGGTTTGATAGTGGAAGCACTTGGAAAGCAGTCTTACAAAGTAATCTATATAAAAGTGGTGGCTATCCTGCAAGTTTGTATTTGGAAGGAAGTGATCAGCATAGGGGTTGGTTCCATAGTTCCTTATTGGTTAGTTGTGCAGTTAATGAAAGAGCGCCTTATAAAGCGATTGTAACCCATGGTTTTACAATGGATGAGAAGGGCGAGAAAATGAGTAAATCTAAGGGTAACGTCATTGTTCCCAAAGAAGTTTTAAAAGAGTTTGGCAGTGAGATTTTACGACTTTGGGTTGCAATGAGTGATTATCAAAATGATCAAAGAATCTCTAACAATATCTTAAAACAAGTGGGAGAGAATTACAGAAAGATTCGCAATACTATCCGATTTTTACTGGCTAATACTAATGGCTTAGAGAGTTTGGAAGTTACAAGTTTTAACCCCATTGATTTGTGGATTTTAAAAAGTGCTAGAGAGTGTTTTGAGAGAGTAAATACACTTTTTGGCGAGTATGAATTTTCAAAAGCGATTCAAGAATTAACTTATTTCCTTAACACTGAGCTTAGCGGAATTTATTTGGATATTTGTAAGGATAATTTATATTGTAATGCCCTTTCCTCCAAAGAACGCAGAGCTTCTCAAAGTGTAATGGCATTGATTTGTGGTAGGCTCTTTGGGCTTTTAGCGCCAATTTTTACCTATACAATTAATGAAGCTCTAAGCCACACACAAAGTAAGGCAGTTTTAGAATCTTGTGGAATTACAAAGGGTGGAGATGTTTTTGAGATTCTTTATACACCATTGCCAAGTTTTGAGGGTTTGCATTTAAATTTTGATGAATTGCTTGAATTGCGTGGAGTGTTTTTAGAACAGATTGATATACTTAAAAAAGATGCGAAAATCAAATCTACTTTGGAAGTGGATTTGTCTGTTCCACAAAAAAAGATTGAATTTGCAGAGTTAAATCTATGGCTTATGGTAAGCAATGTGAGGAATGAAACAAAGGGTGAGGTGTTAGCAGAATTTACCTTTGGAGGCGAAAATTATAAGATTCTAAGAGCGCAAGGACATAAATGCCCTAGATGTTGGCAGTTTATCTCACAAAAAGCTGATGAGCCTTGTGGGCGATGCCAAAAGGTTTTGGAAGGACGATAA
- a CDS encoding c-type cytochrome — MKKILLSLVLATGYLMAADGATLYKKCIACHGVNGERVAPGSKGDVKIGGMDKAELITQLKGYAAGTADNGGAKQIMYANMKNFKFTDADIEAVSDYISKLPKP; from the coding sequence ATGAAAAAGATTTTACTAAGTCTTGTATTAGCAACAGGTTATTTGATGGCAGCTGATGGTGCAACACTTTATAAAAAATGTATTGCCTGTCATGGTGTGAATGGGGAAAGAGTAGCGCCTGGGAGCAAAGGTGATGTTAAAATTGGTGGCATGGATAAGGCTGAACTTATTACACAATTAAAAGGCTATGCTGCTGGGACTGCTGATAATGGTGGTGCTAAGCAAATTATGTATGCAAATATGAAAAACTTTAAATTTACAGATGCGGATATCGAAGCGGTATCAGATTACATTTCAAAACTTCCAAAACCATAG
- the mnmA gene encoding tRNA 2-thiouridine(34) synthase MnmA: protein MKKVLLLMSGGIDSSYCAYLLQKQGYSVYGIYLKLHNKEEKHDYYTKNIEKCTQSLNIPYQIVDERELFKKSVYDYFVDSYKKGLTPNPCAMCNPNVKFNIAFKLAEDLGCDFVATGHYAQIKNGRIAQAVDTHKDQSYFLFGLKPEWISRIIFPLGDKKKEEIKPIALKELPWLGTLETYKDSQEICFVENSYIDILKKHHKTEQKGDVLDSKGNKIGTHKGYMQYTIGKRKGFTIKGALTPHYVLKINPQDNTIIAGSKEELATNKVQALNLSLPKEWFQDNKVFDCEVKIRYKSHKIPAQIILTNNGNQDIITANLKESAYGIANGQALVLYDGNEVLGGGFIEEF from the coding sequence ATGAAAAAAGTTTTATTATTAATGAGTGGAGGAATTGATTCAAGCTATTGTGCCTATTTATTACAAAAACAAGGTTATAGCGTTTATGGAATTTATCTTAAACTCCACAACAAAGAAGAAAAGCACGATTACTATACTAAAAATATTGAAAAATGCACACAATCCCTCAATATTCCTTATCAAATCGTTGATGAAAGAGAACTTTTCAAAAAAAGCGTTTATGATTATTTTGTTGATTCTTATAAAAAGGGCTTAACTCCCAATCCTTGCGCAATGTGCAACCCCAATGTAAAGTTTAATATCGCTTTTAAGCTTGCAGAAGATTTGGGCTGTGATTTTGTAGCAACAGGACATTATGCACAAATTAAAAACGGCAGAATCGCTCAAGCTGTCGATACTCACAAAGATCAAAGTTATTTTCTCTTTGGCTTAAAACCAGAATGGATTTCAAGAATCATCTTTCCTCTGGGCGATAAAAAGAAAGAGGAAATCAAGCCTATTGCTTTAAAAGAACTACCTTGGCTTGGGACCTTAGAGACTTACAAAGATTCTCAAGAAATTTGCTTTGTTGAAAATTCTTACATTGATATTTTAAAAAAACATCACAAAACCGAGCAAAAAGGGGATGTCCTTGATTCTAAAGGCAATAAAATTGGCACTCACAAAGGCTATATGCAATACACCATTGGCAAACGCAAAGGCTTCACCATTAAGGGCGCGCTCACTCCTCATTATGTGCTAAAAATTAATCCACAAGACAATACCATTATCGCAGGCAGTAAAGAAGAACTAGCAACCAACAAGGTCCAAGCTCTTAATCTCTCACTGCCTAAAGAATGGTTTCAAGACAATAAGGTTTTTGATTGCGAAGTAAAAATCCGCTACAAAAGCCATAAGATTCCTGCTCAAATTATACTAACAAATAATGGTAATCAAGATATTATCACAGCCAATCTCAAAGAATCTGCCTATGGCATAGCCAATGGTCAAGCCTTGGTTTTATATGATGGCAATGAAGTTTTAGGTGGTGGATTTATTGAGGAATTTTAA
- a CDS encoding DUF502 domain-containing protein has protein sequence MNELISKISKGIFAILPFLLLFWIFSFVYDFCAAIFYSIFGITNANLAVTLFIFAISLALLYYIGRLVDKNKEFLLIRITEIIIGKIPVVKSIYSGIKEVLNIFSGKNKEGYLGVAYVDVGNMELMGFITKEDGEHYWVFIPTTPNPTSGFILRIHKNNIRMSDLSVSDGFKKIISLGVK, from the coding sequence GTGAATGAATTAATTTCAAAAATTAGCAAAGGGATTTTTGCTATTTTGCCCTTTTTATTGCTATTTTGGATTTTTTCTTTTGTTTATGACTTTTGCGCTGCGATTTTTTATTCTATTTTTGGAATCACTAATGCAAATTTAGCCGTTACGCTTTTTATCTTCGCAATTAGTCTTGCTTTGCTCTATTATATTGGGCGTTTGGTGGATAAAAATAAGGAATTTTTACTCATTAGGATAACAGAAATCATCATCGGCAAAATTCCTGTGGTCAAAAGCATTTATTCTGGAATCAAAGAAGTTTTAAATATTTTTTCTGGAAAAAATAAAGAGGGTTATTTGGGTGTAGCCTATGTTGATGTAGGAAATATGGAGCTTATGGGATTTATCACCAAAGAAGATGGGGAGCATTACTGGGTTTTTATCCCCACTACTCCCAATCCCACTTCAGGCTTTATCCTAAGAATCCACAAAAATAATATAAGAATGTCAGATTTATCAGTCAGCGATGGTTTTAAAAAGATTATTTCTTTGGGAGTTAAGTAG
- a CDS encoding SEL1-like repeat protein, translating into MKKVFILFCMLVSLAFASDSSFDEVLTKAKQGDAEAQFYLGVMYAEGQGVRQDYKKAFEWLSKAANQGLAKAQYNLGVMYEKGHGVKQDYEKAAEWFSKAAKQGLAEAQYNLGVMYDRGYGVRQDYKKAFEWYSKAANQGLAEAQYNLGVMYEKGHGVRQDYKKAFEWYSKAANQGLAEAQFYLGLMYVDGQGVRQDYKKAFEWYSKAANQGDAEAQYNLGVMYAEGQGVRQDYKKAAEWFSKAANQGDAKAQYNLGVMYDRGYGVKQDYKKAFEWYSKAANQGYANAQNNLGVMYANGQGVRQDYKKAFEWYSKAANQGDANTQYNLGFMYANGQGVRQDLKKAKEYFGLSCDSGLQLGCDAYRELNERGI; encoded by the coding sequence ATGAAAAAGGTATTTATTTTATTTTGTATGTTAGTTAGTTTAGCTTTCGCTTCTGATAGCTCATTTGATGAAGTGCTAACAAAAGCCAAACAGGGAGATGCTGAGGCGCAATTTTATCTAGGTGTTATGTATGCAGAAGGACAAGGTGTAAGACAGGATTATAAAAAGGCATTTGAATGGCTTAGCAAAGCAGCTAATCAAGGACTTGCTAAGGCTCAATATAATCTAGGTGTTATGTATGAAAAGGGACATGGCGTAAAACAGGATTACGAAAAGGCAGCTGAATGGTTTAGCAAGGCAGCCAAGCAGGGACTTGCTGAGGCGCAATATAATCTAGGTGTTATGTATGATAGGGGATATGGCGTAAGACAAGATTATAAAAAGGCATTTGAGTGGTATAGCAAAGCAGCTAATCAGGGACTTGCTGAGGCGCAATATAATCTAGGTGTTATGTATGAAAAGGGACATGGCGTAAGACAAGATTATAAAAAGGCATTTGAGTGGTATAGCAAAGCAGCTAATCAGGGACTTGCTGAGGCGCAATTTTATCTAGGTCTTATGTATGTAGACGGACAAGGTGTAAGACAAGATTATAAAAAAGCATTTGAATGGTATAGTAAGGCAGCTAATCAGGGAGATGCTGAGGCGCAATATAATCTAGGTGTTATGTATGCAGAAGGACAAGGTGTAAGACAGGATTATAAAAAGGCAGCTGAATGGTTTAGCAAGGCAGCTAATCAGGGAGATGCTAAGGCTCAATATAATCTAGGTGTTATGTATGATAGGGGATATGGCGTAAAGCAAGATTATAAAAAGGCATTTGAGTGGTATAGCAAGGCAGCTAATCAGGGATATGCTAATGCTCAAAATAATCTAGGTGTTATGTATGCAAATGGACAAGGCGTAAGACAAGATTATAAAAAGGCATTTGAGTGGTATAGCAAGGCAGCTAATCAGGGAGATGCTAATACTCAATATAATCTAGGTTTTATGTATGCAAATGGACAAGGCGTAAGACAAGATTTAAAAAAAGCAAAAGAATATTTTGGTCTTTCTTGTGACTCTGGATTGCAACTTGGTTGTGATGCATATAGGGAATTAAATGAGCGAGGAATATAA
- a CDS encoding malic enzyme-like NAD(P)-binding protein, with the protein MEDLKQTYPDSLPYHQGGKLEVIPRTKVENEHDLSLAYSPGVAVPCKEIQKDPNLAYDYTSKGNLVAVISNGTAVLGLGNIGAIAGKPVMEGKAVLFKKFADINAFDIEIDETNPDRFIEIVRAIAPTFGGINLEDIKAPECFYIENRLKEILDIPIMHDDQHGTAIISVAGIINGAKIANKNIADLKVVVLGAGGAAIACAKIAQKLGVKEIIMFDSKGAITTHRKDSLNGFKKDFIVDKKIDTYKEALDGADVVLGLSRGDILSAKDIEGMNKDPMIFVMSNPTPEIEPKLIKEVRPDAIIATGRSDYPNQINNVLGFPYIFKGALKAHAKSINESMKLAAANALAQLAQEEIPPALKIELEKIHQRKFEFGKEYIIPSPFDWRLKEFVSNAVAQAAIDSGVARIKAL; encoded by the coding sequence ATGGAAGATCTAAAACAAACCTATCCTGATTCGCTCCCCTATCACCAAGGCGGAAAACTCGAAGTTATTCCAAGAACTAAAGTGGAAAATGAGCACGATTTATCTCTTGCTTATTCCCCAGGCGTGGCAGTGCCTTGCAAAGAGATACAAAAAGATCCTAATTTAGCTTATGACTATACTTCAAAAGGTAATCTTGTTGCTGTTATTTCAAATGGCACTGCTGTTTTGGGATTAGGTAATATTGGCGCTATCGCAGGAAAGCCAGTTATGGAAGGAAAAGCGGTTTTGTTCAAAAAATTTGCCGACATTAATGCCTTTGATATAGAAATTGATGAAACTAATCCTGATAGATTCATTGAAATTGTTAGAGCCATTGCCCCTACTTTTGGTGGAATTAATTTAGAAGACATTAAAGCGCCTGAATGTTTTTATATTGAAAATCGCCTCAAAGAGATTCTTGATATTCCTATTATGCACGATGATCAACACGGAACTGCAATTATTTCAGTAGCAGGGATTATCAATGGCGCAAAAATTGCCAACAAGAATATTGCAGATTTAAAAGTGGTTGTTTTAGGAGCAGGAGGTGCGGCGATTGCTTGTGCAAAAATCGCACAAAAGCTTGGTGTAAAAGAAATTATTATGTTTGATAGCAAAGGTGCTATCACCACTCACCGCAAAGATTCTCTTAATGGCTTCAAAAAAGATTTTATCGTTGATAAAAAAATCGACACTTACAAAGAAGCTTTAGATGGCGCTGATGTTGTGCTTGGCTTATCAAGAGGTGATATTTTAAGCGCAAAAGACATAGAGGGAATGAACAAAGATCCGATGATCTTTGTTATGAGCAATCCAACCCCAGAAATCGAACCCAAACTTATAAAAGAGGTGCGCCCTGATGCGATTATTGCCACAGGAAGAAGCGATTATCCCAATCAAATCAATAATGTTTTAGGTTTCCCCTATATTTTTAAAGGTGCGCTCAAAGCACACGCAAAAAGCATTAATGAATCAATGAAACTTGCTGCTGCTAATGCCCTAGCACAACTTGCACAAGAAGAGATACCACCAGCTCTAAAAATAGAACTTGAAAAGATTCACCAAAGAAAATTTGAATTTGGCAAAGAATACATTATCCCCTCCCCTTTTGATTGGAGACTCAAAGAATTTGTCTCTAATGCTGTAGCACAAGCTGCTATTGATAGTGGCGTTGCAAGAATCAAGGCTTTGTAA